A stretch of the Vigna radiata var. radiata cultivar VC1973A chromosome 7, Vradiata_ver6, whole genome shotgun sequence genome encodes the following:
- the LOC106767522 gene encoding small nuclear ribonucleoprotein E: MASTKVQRVMTQPINLIFRFLQSKARIQIWLFEQKDLRIEGRIIGFDEYMNLVLEDAEEVNIKKKSKKTLGRILLKGDNITLMMSTGK; this comes from the exons ATGGCGAGCACAAAAGTTCAGAGGGTTATGACTCAGCCCATT AACTTGATTTTCAGGTTTCTTCAGAGC AAAGCACGCATTCAGATTTGGCTTTTTGAGCAAAAAGACTTGAGGATTGAAGGACGAATCATT GGTTTTGATGAATATATGAATTTGGTTCTTGAAGATGCTGAGGAAGTGAACATCAAGAAGAAGAGCAAGAAGACGTTAG ggAGGATCCTTCTTAAAGGAGACAACATAACTTTAATGATGAGCAC GGGGAAATGA